In Hyphomicrobiales bacterium, the sequence GCGGCATCACCATCGGTAGCAGCAGAAAGGCCATCACCGCCGTCTTGCCGGGCAGGCTGCGCCTGGCCAGGACGAAGGCGGCCGGCGTACCGAGTGCGACCGACAGGATGGCCGTCGCCAGCCCCACCGCGATCGACCGCCAGGTCGCTCCCTGCCAGACCGGGGATTCCAGATAGGCCTTATACCACTGCAGCGAAAAGCCGCGCGGAGGCCACTCGAAGAAGGTGCTGCCGGAGAATGAAATCGGGATCAGGACGAAGGACGGCGCGGCCAGGAACAGAATGACGGTAAGCCCGACGAGCCATAGCAGTGGCCGCCTTGCGGGGCCCGGCGGACCGTTCCGAGGCGGGATGAGGCGATCGAGGACGTCGCCCACGAATGCGCAGGCCCAGCTGACGACCGCCAGAACCTTTCGCCCAGCCGTTGCTGCATGGCGCGCCAGGCTCCGCCGGCCCGCGGCCTGGGCGCCGCCGACTTCGCCGGTGAGAACCGACATGCCCAGCATGCGGTCGAACAGCCAGAAGACGATCACCGAAGCGCTCAGCAGCAGCACCGCGACGGCACCGGCGAAGCCCCAATCCAGCGCCTCGTCGATCTGCGAAATGATGATCTGGGCGATCATGGTCTCGCGCCGGCTGCCCAGCAGCGTCGGCGTCACGAAGAAGCCGAGCGCAGTGATGAACACCAGCAGGCCCGCTGCTGCGACGCCCGGCAGAGACTGCGGAAAGTAGATGCGCCAGAACACATGCGCGCCGCGTGCGCCGAGCGTCGACGCGGCCCTGCTGGTATTGGGCTCGATGTTCTGCATCACCGAGAGCATGGTCAGTACGGCCAGGGGCATGAGGGCATGGGCCATGCCGACGATCACGCTGCCAAAATTGTAGATTAACTCCAGCGGCGGCAGGCCCATCGCCTCGAGCCCCTGATTGATCATCCCGCGCCGCCCCAGAATGACCATGAAGGCGAACGCGCGCACCAGGACGCTCGTCCAGAACGGCATCAGCACGCAGATCAGCAGCAGCGAGCGTGTCGAGGATCGCGAGGTCGCGAGCAGATAGGCGACCGGATATCCGGCGATGAGGCAGGCCGCGGTGGTCCAGGTGGCGATCTTGAAGGTGTTGGCCAGGACCTGCAGGTAGAGAGCGCTCTCGCCGAGGCGCGCATAATGCTCGAACGAGGCCTGCCCGTCCCCACCCTGACCGCTCAGCCACAGCAGCTGCGTGACGGGCAGTATGAACACCAGCGCCAGCAGGAGCAGCGCGGGGGCGAGGGGCCAGAAGCTCCGGCCGGTGAGGTTCCGGGCGGACGCCATCAAACGCTGTCCGCCAGCAGGACCGTGCGTTCGGCCGGCCAGCCCAGACGAACGGCGTCGCCGGCACGTGCCGTAGGCGGACCTTCGGTCAGCAGCGTCGCAACGATGGGCCGGCCATCGGGCAGGACAGCGTGGTAGCGCGTCACGGCACCGCTCATGACCACATGTTCCAGCGTGGCGGAAACGGCGTTGTCGCTGATCTCGTTCGCACCCAGCGGGCGCACATGTTCCGGCCGCACCATGAAGTGCCCCGCAGCGGCGGCAGAGGTCGCTGATTGGCGCCACCGAAGCGGCTCACCGCCCGGACCGCGAGGAGCGCCGTCACCGGCGCGCGTCAAGGCAAAGACGTTGGCTCCGCCGAGAAAATCGGCGGCGAAGACCGTGCGGGGCTCGAAATAGAGTTCCGCAGGCGTCCCGAGTTGCTCGATGCCGCCGTCTCGCATCAGGCAGATGCGATCCGACATAGCCATCGCCTCTTCCTGATCATGAGTGACATAAAGAATCGTGGTGCCCAGATCGGAATGCAGCCGCTTGATCTCGACCTGCATGTGGTCGCGCAGCTTCTTGTCGAGCGCGCCGAGAGGCTCGTCCATCAGAATGACCGAGGGCTGGTAGACGGCACAGCGTGCTAGCGCGATGCGCTGTTGCTGCCCGCCGGATAGCTCACGGGGCAAACGCTCGGCGACCTGCGGCAGCCGCACGATCTCGAGCATCCTGCCGACCTGCTTGGCGATTTCGCTTTCCGGGACCCGGCGCATGCGCAGCGGGAAGGCGATGTTCTCGAAAACGCTGAGATGCGGGAAGAGGGCGTAGTTCTGAAAGACCAGGCCGATGTCGCGCTTGTGCACGGGCGCATAAGTCTGGTCTGCACCGCCGAATGTTATCGTGCCGGCGTCGGGAACGACGAGGCCTGCGAGAATGGTCAGGAGCGTGGTCTTGCCCGAACCGGACGGGCCCAGCAGCGTCAGGAATTCGCCGCTTTCGACTTCGAGCGACGTTTCACGCAGCGCATGCACCGATCCATATGATTTGCGGACCCGGTCGATGATGAGTTTGGCGGCCGGCAATTCATATCTCCCCTTATTGCAAGAGATATTGTTAGTCGGCGCTCCTGCTGTCCAATTAAATCGATATCCACATACCCATAAGCTATGCTAATCAGGCCGCATGGATTTGAGGCAGTTTGAAACATTCGTATCGATTGCGACCTTGCGCAGTTTTAGGGCTGCCGCGAACCGTCTCAACGTCACCCAACCCGCGATTTCGCTGCGGCTTTCGGCCCTTGAACAGGAGCTGGGCGTCAAGCTGATCGAGCGCACCGGCTCGATCGTCCGGCCGACGGCGAAGGGGCTGGAGTTGTTGGCCTACGCGGAACAGGTGCTCGACGGCGTGAACCGCTTCAAGTCGACCGCGCGATCAGCCGGGGAGCCGCAATCGGTCCGGCTGGGCGCCACCAGCACGATCGTTCACGCCTGGCTGACCGACCTGCTGCGCCTCCTGCGGGCCGAGTTTCCCAATCTGGTCATCGAGATGACGATCGACACCTCGCCACGCCTGCGGGCAAGTCTCGTGGGGGGAGCGCTCGATGTTGCGATCCTGATGGGGCCGGTTCACGAGGCCGGCGTCAGGCAGGTGCCACTCGGGACCTATCGAACGGCGTGGATCGCCAGCCGCGAACTGGCGGTACGGTTCAACGGCCGCGACCTGATCTTGCGGGAGATCGCACAGCACTGGGTGGTGACCCATGCGCGCGATTCCGCGACCTATGCCTCGATCGAGGAGCTGTTCCGGACCAATGGCCTCTACCGACAGCAGATCAGTTCAAGCAACTCGGTTGAGGCGATCATCCGTCTGGCCCGCAGCGGCCTGGCTATCGGCGCGCTGAGCGAGGCCTGTGTCGCGCTCGACGATCCGGACCTTCAGCGCCTACCCTGTGAATTCGAACTGCCGAGTTACGAGTTTTCGGCCTCTTACCATCTGGATACCATGAGCCGCATGGGGATGATCGTCGCGGAACTTTCACGCCAATGCGCGTCGGCGCATCTCGCTAGCCTCAAACGTAGCCAGCGATCGAATTTGATACAGAGCTGAAGACGTGGAGCTACGTCCGAGCCTTCCATGAAATGACAATTGACGATTAACCCGAGCGCTCGAGCCTCCGCTGATGCAAATGAAGGCGCAGTATGAAAGCTATCCATCACGGCATTGCGCCATGAACGGACATCCGACGGCTGCCCAACTCGGATCTTCCACAACTGCATGGTCGCAAAAGCCGCTTCGGTCCAGCCACAGGCAGCCTGTAAAGGCAGTTTCGACAGGCTCCGTCCGCGGTTGTCGCCGCCCGATGGAAAAAATACAGCTCACGCGCATATCCACAGCGAAACTGGTGAGGAAGGCTCCCGACCATTTTCTGCATGAACCAATACTGCCACTGTCGGGTCGAGGAAGAAGGCGAAAGGCCTCGCAAGGACGGGCTTTGAGGGGTAGCAGATGGCGGACAATGGTCGATTGCCCGATGATTTGGTTGATATCGTGCGCGCCGGCAGAGCCGTTCTCTTTTTTGGAGCCGGAGCGTCCATGGGAGCGGCGCATCCAAAGAATGAGAACATCCCTCTTGGATCAGCTGGAGGGTTCGAAGAACCTCGCGCTTTTGACCATTTCGTGGTGATCTGAGGCGTTGGTGCGAGGGATGGGTCTATGGCTGGGATGCCGGGTTTCTTCGATATCGACGAGCGGTTGAAGCGTCTGAGCGAACTCGGCGATCAACTGGAGGCGTATGCCCGCGCCGTGGATTTCGAGGCGTTCCGCCCGGATCTGGAGCGGGCCCTGGCCTATTCGACCGGTGCCCAGGGCGGTCGGCCACCCTACGATCCAGTTCTGATGTTGAAGATCCTGGTGATCCAGGCGGCCAACGGCCTATCGGATGAACGGGCGGAGTTCCTGATCAGCGACCGGCTCTCCTTCATGCGCTTCCTCGGCCTGGGACTTTCGGATCGCGTGCCTGACGCCAGGACGATCTGGCTGTTCCGGGAACGGTTGACGAAAGCCGGCGCGATCGAACCGCTCTTCGCGCGCTTCGAGGCGATGCTGCGCGAGGCGGGCTACATCGCGATGGCCGGGCAGATCGTCGATTCCAGCCTGGTCGCGGCTCCTCGCCAGCGCAATACGCAGGAGGAGAAGCAGGAGATCAAGGCCGGGCGCATCCCTTCGGCCTGGAAGGGGCGGCCGGCTAAACTGCGGCACAAGGATCGTGACGCGCGCTGGACGGTCAAATTCACCAAGGCCAAGCCGCAGGCGGATGGCACGCTACCGCCGGTCGACATCGCGATCCCGGCCTTCGGCTATCAGAACCATGTCGCGATCGACCGTGAGCACGGGCTGATCCGGCGCTGGCTCGTGACGGATGCCGCGGCCTATGAGGGGGCCCGGCTGCGCGAGGGGCTGCTCGACCCCGGCAACACGGCCCGCACGGTCTGGGCCGATACGGCCTATCGTTCGGCCGCCAACGAGGCCTTCCTCGACAAGCACGGCTTCGTCAGCCGGGTTCACCGCAAGAAGCCCAAGGGCCGGTCGATGCCGGCGGCGACGCGCCGGGCCAACAACGCGAAGTCGAAAATCCGCTCCCGCGTGGAGCATGTCTTCGCTGAGCAGAAGGTCAGGATGGGCCTGTTCGTGCGCACGATCGGCATCGCCAGGGCGAAGACGAAAATCGGCATGGCCAATCTCGTCTACAACATCCGCCGCCTCGCCTGGCTCACGCAGGCCGCGCCGGCATAGCGCTCGTCAGGGAGGTAATGTTCCCGCCGTCAGCGCCCATACAGGGCGAGCAGGTCGGATGTCCCGCCACTCAAGCCGCCCAAGAAGCCCTGAAAACCGGCAGGGCCGACAGCAGGGAGCAGTTCTTCGAACCCTCCAGCTAACCCATTCCTCGACCAGCCAGGCCCGACGCCCGGCGAGACAACCGACACACTCCCGCCCTTTCTTGGCCGATTGATCGCACTGCCGTCACAGGTTAACTGCGCATTGGACTGATCGCGCGTTGCGGACGATGATCCGGAAATCACCCTGCGGACGCACAGCCGATGAACTTGCTCTATTTTTCCGCTTTTCGAGCTGTGATGCTGACGGGCACAGTCAGCGCGGCGGCGGAGTTGCTCGGGCGGAGTCAACCAGCGGTAAGCCGGCTGCTCGACAAGCTCGAGACAGAGCTCGGCGTCACACTGTTCGAACGCCGGCGCGGGCTCGTGACGCCAACATCTGTCGCACGTTTGCTTCTTGACGAAATCGAGAGAGCCTTCGTATCCCTCGATTCCCTGAAGAGCTTCGCCGCCCGCGTCGTCGAGGGCGAGAGCAGCAGGATCGACGCTGCGATCATGCCGGCGCTGGCGATCGGATTCATGCCGCGGCTGCTAGCGAAATTCCAAGTGGACTGGCCCAAGACTAGAATCGTCTTTCATGCCACCGTCTCGGCGCGCGTCGAGGAATGGGCGGCTTCTCAGCAGATCGACATCGGCATCGCGGAGACGCCTTTTCGACGCTCCGGCTTCCGCATCGAGCATTTCAGCGACGCCCCCTATATCGCAGCGGTGCCGAGCGGGCATCCCCTCGCCGATAAGTCGCGCATCGAGCCGGCGGATCTCGTCGACGTGCCATTCATTTCCTGGACGACGCTGACCTCGGCCGGGCAACTTGTCCCCCAGGCGTTCCGTTCGGCCGGGGTCAGATACGCCCCTGCCTACGAGACGACGGTTTCGGCAGCCGTCTGGGAGATGGTGAAAAACGGCATCGGTGTCGGGCTGATCGATCCCTACACGGCTGTGAGCGAGGTCGATGAGCGCGTTCGGTTGATCCCCTTCTCGCCGACGATCCCGTTCAATGTCGCATTGCTGCGACCGGAAGCCCGCCCCGCCAACCGGGGGGTGGAAGCGCTGCTCGATCTTCTCGCCAGCGAACGCGACGCGGCTTTGCAGCTTCTGCCGCGATAGAGCGGACCGATCCCGACCTAGGAAAGCCAACATGGCCCATCGTGCATTGACCATCCTGATCGCTGGGACCGGCCGCCTGGCAAAGGTCCTCGCAGAAGCGGGCGTCCGGACATCCGCCGCGGGCACGATCGCGGTCGTCGGCCGCAACAGCGCCGCGCGCGATGCGCTGCTCGCAGCGGTGCCCGGGCTGCAGGCCGGCGAGCCGGAATGGGCGTCCCGGGCAGACCTCCTGGTCCTTGCCGTCTCGCCGCATGCTTATCGCGAGGTCCTCACCGCCTTCACACCTCATCTGGCGCCCTCGACCATCGTCGTTTCGGTGACGAACGGCGTCGCGCTGGAGACGATAGGCCGCTGGACGGCCAATCCGGTAGTCAAGGCAATCCCGACGATTGCCCAGGCGGTCGGCCGCGGCGCGGTGCCGGTGGTCGCCGGCCCTGCCGCCAAAAGCAGCGACGTTGCGCTGGTGAAAGATTGGTTCGTGCGGTTTGGCCTTCCTGCCGACGTCACGGAGGCGGATATCCGGGTCGCATCGAATGTGGCGGGATCTGCCATCGCGATCTTCGCCTTGTTCGCCCGCGCGTTCGTATCCACGAACGCCGTTCGCGCCAATGATGTGTCGCGGTCTTCGCTCGATACGATGATCGCGGAGAGCCTCGTCGCAACAGGTGAATTGCTGCGGAGAGGATATGACTACGAGGCCATCATCAGCTCGACGGCGACCCCGTTAGGCGTCACGGAAGCCGTGATCGATCCGCTCGCGAGGATCGCTCCCGCGCTATGCGAACGTATGATCGAGGCGGGGATCCGGCGGCAAAGCGAGCTTCAGGCCGATCAGGGCGGGTAGGGCGTACGTCACGGAATTGTTGCGGAACCGAACGGTTGCTTTTGACCGGGGCGGGCCGGCTCAACGACCCGCATGCGAGCTATATGCATTATCTGCATAACGATCGCCAAATATTCTATTTTGATTATTTCGAATCTGGCGCTTAACTCCGTGTATCGATCTCTTCAGGAGCGTCGTGACGGGGATATGAGAGCGCCGCCACCGACTACAGATCGTTTCGACGTCGCCGTCATCGGCGGCGGCGTTAACGGCACCAGCGCGGCGCGCGAGCTGACAGCCGCCGGCTACCGGGTCTTGCTCGCGGAGAAATTCGACCTCGCCAACGGTTCATCGAGCCGCTCTTCCCGAATCCTGCATTGCGGTCTGCGTTATTTCGAGACGCACCATCCCGTGCGGACTTTCGCCCGATCGCCAGGGCGGCTGCTGGGTGCGATCAAGATGGCCAAGGCAGCGATGGAATCGCGCGAGGAATTGGTGCGCCTCCGGCCGGAGCGCTGCAAGCCGTTCACAATGTGCTTCCCACTCTACCGTGGTGACGATATTCGCGGCTGGCATCTCGACATTGGCTTTGCGCTTCTGAAGCGCCTGGGGCCGCCGAGCCCGCCGCTGGACTATCGCCGTATCCGAACCGGTCTCGACCGGGAACTCCCCTTCACCGCCGATCTCCGCGATCGCGGGCAGCTGAAATCGATCGCGACCTACCGCGAATATATGATCGACTGGCCGGATCGGATCTGCGTCGACAATGCCCTTGAAGCGGAGCGTAACGGCGCCGAGCTGCGGCTTTTCACGCAGGCTACGCTTCGCGAGCGCAGCCCGGAGGGCGATTGGATCGTCGATCTGTCGGACGAGTCGGGTACGGCGCAGGTGATCCGCGCGAAGATCGTGCTCAATCTCGCGGGCACATGGATCGACGAGGTCGCGTCGGGCGCGCGGACTTCCAATCTTCCCCTCGTGCGGGGCACCAAAGGCGCTCACATCGTGGTGCGTCTGCCCGAGCGCTACAAGGGTTTCGGCATTGCCACGCTCCATCGCGGCGGCATGCCGTTCTATTGCCTTCCGCTCGAAGGGGATTGGTTCTATTTCGGCCCGACCGAGACGCCCTTCGATGACGACGCCAATAAGGCATGTCCCACGCGAGAGGACGTGGACTTTCTTCTCGGTGAAGCCAACCATCTGCTCGCCGGATTGTCGCTGCAGCAAAAGGACGTGGAATTCACCTGGGCTGGTGTTCGCCCTCTGACTTTCGATCCCGATCAGCCGATGGGGCGTCGAACTCGCGAAATACATAATCTCGCGGCGCGAGGTCTGCCGGGCGTATTCGCGATGACGGCGGGACCGGTGCAAAGCCATATGAGCGCTGGCCGGGAATTGCGCGACGCTGTCGCGCGAATATTGCCGGTTGCCAGGACGGCAATTGTTGATGCTCGTTCGAGCGGGCGTGGTGCCGCAATCGACCATGATCTTGATCGGGTGGAAGCCTATCGCAAGGCGGTTCGCGAAGAGCATGCGCGCGACCTGCGTGGCATCCTCTACACCCGGACCGGCCGCGCATGGGGCCGACACGTCGATCGCTGCATCGTCAGGCATGCAGCGGATTCCGTCGCCGACCTGCTGGGGTGGAGCCCCGCGCAGGTTGAAAAAGAAGTCGAGGCTTTCCTCGATCATCAGAGTCGCTGTTTTCCGAAAGGAAATGCTGCCTGAACTAAGCCTGTCCGCCGATATAGTCTTCTATAAAAGGGGAGAAAGACATGCTGTCATCAAGTAAATCGAAGGCATTCCGCGCATTGATCATCGCCGCTGCGGGAGGCTGTGCGGTTCTGGCTGCCGGTCCATCGCAGGCGGCGGGCGAGCAGCTCAAGGAAATTCTCGATCGCGGCGCGGTCAGGGTCGGCGTCCAAGGCGCGTTCAAGCCCTGGTCCTTTCCCGCGCCGGACGGCTCGCTCCAGGGCATCGAGGTGGATCTCGCTAAGAGCGTCGCCGAAGCGCTCGGTGTGAAACTCGAGCCCGTGGTCATCACCTCGGCCAACCGCATGCAGATGCTGCAGCAGGGTAAGATCGACCTGATCATCGGCGGTATGTACGACACCGCCGAGCGCCGCAAGATCATCGGCATCATCGAACCAGCCTATTGGACCTCCGGCCCCACGCTGCTCGCCAAAAAAGGCGTGATCAAGGATTGGAAGGACATCGCCGACAAGCCCGTCTGCGGCAAGCAGGGCAACGCCTACAACAAGATGGCAGAGACCCAGCTCAAGGCCAAATTGACGGCCTATGCCGGTAACACCGAGGCCAAGGAGGCGCTGCGTACCGGAAAGTGCATAGCCTGGCTTTATGATGACGTCAGCATTATGGCCGATCTCGAGCTGCCGGAATGGGCGGATTACGAGATGCCGGTGGCGACGCTCTATACCAACCCCTGGGGAGCAGCGGTTCCGATCGCCGAGCAGAACAAGGCCTGGGGCGCCTTCATGGCCGGTATGGCTTATCGCTGGCAGGCGGAAGGCAAGCTCCTCGAGCTCGCCAAGAAGTGGAACGTCAAGGCCGATCCTTGGTTCGCAGAGCAGAACCAGAAGATGAAATGGGATACGACCTACCTCAATCCGCGGAATTGAGGCGGTTTCGCGCGAAGCCGATGCTGCTCCGCGTGAAGACAACGCGATAATTCAGAATCCTCAGGCAATTCCACGACTTTGGGATCGTGGAGTTGCCTGAGATCGAAGATCGTTCCGAATTGCTGCGTCGATGATGGCCGCTATGCTCGAATTTATCGGACCATATTTCCGAAGTCTGTATGATGCCACGGGCCTGAACTTCAATGTCTTTTACGACAGATATGAGTTCGACCGATTTTTGGCGGGCGCCAGCAATTCACTCCAGCTGATTTTCTGGACGTTGTCGCTGTCGCTGGTCATTGGTGTTATCGGCGCCTGGGCTCAGAAATCGCGTAACATCGTCCTGCGCGTGACGATGGACGCCTATATACAGGCGTTCCGCAACACACCGCCGATGATCCAGCTGCTGTTCTTCTTCTTCGGTCTCGGCACGTTGATGCCAACCGTAGACATGGGTGGCTATTCGCAGCCGCTCATCTCCTCTTTTGGCTGGGCCATCATTTCGCTTGGCATCTTCGGCGGTGCATTCAACGTTGAGATCTTCCGCTCGGGTCTGGAGGCCGTTCCCGACTCGACGCTGGAGGCGGCCGAGAGCCTCTGCTTCTCCCGCTGGCAGACTTATCTCTACATTGCCTTACCGTTGGCCTTCCGGATCAGCCTTCCGGCGCTGACGAATAATCTGGTCAGCTTGGCGAAGACAACCTCGCTCGCATATGTGATCGCGGTTCCAGAGATGACCTATGTCCTCAACCAAGTCTGGTCGGACAATGTCAACGTCCCCGAGATGATGCTCCTGCTCTTTCTGTTCTACATTATCGTCGTGACGGCGCTCGCCAGTGTACTCCATTTCATCGAGCGTAAAGTCGCTCTGCCAGGATACGGCCGATGACAGCGCGTCCGTTCGTCATCAACCGGGAAAGCCTGTCGCCCTTGCGTCCGCTGGCCTGGATCAGCTGGCGTTATGGAGCCTGTCTATTCGTAGCCTTGGTGGTGTCGGTGGCGTCGGCATGGGCTCAGCCGCGCGCGGTAGGCCAGCCCTCGGCCCTCGAAACGCTCGGAATATGGCTGCCTTTCATCCTCAAGGGTTTCGCGCTGAACCTGGCGATGAGCTTTCTCGCGATGGCGATCGCGACGGTGCTCGGCGTCTGTCTGGGCTTGATGCAGATTAGCATGATCGGGCTGGTGCGGACTCCGTCCCGCTTCATCACGCATCTTTTGCGGAACTCGCCCTGGCTCGTGATCTTGTTCGCCATCATGTTTCTGCTGCCGATGGAATTGAGGCTGCTCGGCGGCTTCAGGCTGCTGTTGCCTGACTGGTTCAAGGCCACCGTCGCCTTTGCGCTGCCGGTGATGGGCAACATCAGCGAGATCGTCAGAGGCGCGGTGCATTCGATCCCGACCGGGCAGTGGGATTCCGCAGAAGGGCTCGCCTTCACCCGCGGCCAAACGTTGCGCCTGATCATCCTTCCCCAATGCGTAAAGCGTGCGATCCCGCCGTGGATGAACTGGTATGCGCTGCTGACGCTCTCGACGCCGATGGCCTCGATCTTCAGCGTCCACGAAGCGGTCTCGAACGCTCAGGCGGGCATGGAAGCAGCCGGCGCCAGGCCCGACCTGCTCTTTCCATTCTACCTGTTTCTGCTGTGCCTGTTCTTTGTCTACATCTATCCCATCGCGCTTTGGACGCGAAAGCTGGAGCGAAAATATGCCGTTTGAACGCTCCGCCGCGACGCCACCGCATTCGCCGCCGAGGGGCGAACCCATCGTCTCGCTGCGCGACGTCCACAAATCCTTCGGTGCGTTGGAGGTCATCAAGGGGATCAGCCTCGATGTCCGCAAGGGCGAGGTGGTCTGCATCATCGGGCCCTCGGGCTCCGGCAAATCGACGCTGATCCGCTGCATCAACGGTCTCAATCCGATCCAACGCGGTTCGATCAAGGTTCATGGGCAGGAGGTCAACGACCCGAAACTGGATAAGCTCGCGCTGCGCAGAAAGGTCGGCATCGTCTTCCAGCAGTATAATCTGTTCCCCCACAAGACGGCGCTGGAGAACGTCATGATGGCGCCGATCAAGGTGCTGCGCGAGCCCAAGGCGGAGGTCGAAGCGCGCGCTCGCGCGTTGATCGAGAAGGTGCGGCTGACCGGAAAGGAGGATGCCTATCCGGGGCAGCTCTCCGGCGGGCAGCAGCAGCGCGTCGCGATCGCGCGCAGCCTCGCCATGCGCCCCGACATCATGCTGTTCGACGAGGTGACGGCTGCGCTCGACCCCGAGACGGTCAAGGAAGTGCTCTGGACGATCAAGGAGCTCGCGGCGGACGGCATGACCTGCATTCTGGTGACACACGAGATGGGCTTCGCCCGCGAGTTGGCGGACAACATCTACTTCACCGACAAGGGCGTCATCGTCGAGCACGGCCCGCCACAGGAATTCTTCACCAGCGCCAAGGACCCGCGCACGAGGCAGTTCCTGAGCCAGGTCCTTTAGCAACCCGACCCCGCGCCCCGCGGCGCGGGACATTCAGCAACTACGGTCAAAGCCGCGCGATCCGTTCGTGCGAACGATGAAGCTTGGTCGAGATTCCGGAGGCCACCATGTACAAGCCCGATCCCGCGATAGTTGCCAAAGATCCGCTGCTGCAGCCGCTGACCATCAAGCGATTGACGATCCGCAACCGCATCATGAGCACCAGCCACGCCTGCGGCCTGGAACAGGGCGGGATGCCGGCTGAAGCCTATCAAGCCTATCACGAGGAAAAGGCGAAGGGGGGCATCGGCCTTTCGATGTTCGGCGGATCGTCGAATGTCGACATCGATTCGCCCAACATCTTCCGCCAGCTCAATGTCGGTACCGACGAGATCATCCCGCATTTCCAGCGGTTCAGCACCCGGATGCATGCGAATGGCGCGGCGCTGATGTGCCAGATCACGCATCTGGGCCGGCGCGGCGACTCTTATGCCGATGAAAGGTTGCCGACGATCGCTCCCTCCCCGCTCCGCGAGACCGCGCACCGCAGCATCCCCAAGGAGATGGACGAGCACGATATCGCACGGGTCGTGAAGGCCTTTGCGGCCGCCGCCCTGCGCTGCAAGGAAGGTGGGCTCGATGGCATCGAAACCCATGCCGGCGGTCACCTTCTAGGACAGTTCCTCTCGCCCGACATGAACCGGCGCACCGATCGCTTCGGCGGGTCGATCGAGAACCGCTGTCGTTTCGTACTGATGGTGCACGAGGCGATCCGCAAGGCCGTGGGTGACGACTTCCTCGTCGGAATCCGCCTGACCATCGACGAAGGGCCGCACAACGCGCTGCATCTGGAGGAATGCATCCGCATCTGCCAGATCCTCCAGGCAGAGGGCGCGGTCGACTTCTTCAATGCGATCTACGGTTCGATGGAATCGGTGCCCGCGCTCGCCAAATACGCCATGCCAGGCATGGGTACGCCGCTGGCACCTTGGGTGGAGCCGGTGGGCATCTTCCGGCGTGAGGTGGGATTGCCCGTCTTTCATGCCGCGCGCATCGCCGATCTCTCGTCCGCGCGTTACGCGGTGCGCGAGGGCAAACTTGACATGGCCGGCATGACGCGAGCCCAGATCGCGGATCCCTACATCGTCGCCAAGCTCGCCAGCGGACGGGAGGCAGAAATCCGGCCATGTGTCGGCGCTACCCATTGCCAATCGCCGCAGCGACCCTCCTGTCTGCACAACCCGGTGACCGGCCGGGAGCTCACTCTGAAGCATGTCATCCCGAAGGCGAACCAGCCGGGCCGGAAGGTCGTGGTTGTGGGCGGGGGGCCAGCCGGCCTCGAAGCTGCCCGCGTCAGCGCCGAGCGCGGC encodes:
- the stcD gene encoding putative N-methylproline demethylase (Evidence 3 : Putative function from multiple computational evidences), which translates into the protein MYKPDPAIVAKDPLLQPLTIKRLTIRNRIMSTSHACGLEQGGMPAEAYQAYHEEKAKGGIGLSMFGGSSNVDIDSPNIFRQLNVGTDEIIPHFQRFSTRMHANGAALMCQITHLGRRGDSYADERLPTIAPSPLRETAHRSIPKEMDEHDIARVVKAFAAAALRCKEGGLDGIETHAGGHLLGQFLSPDMNRRTDRFGGSIENRCRFVLMVHEAIRKAVGDDFLVGIRLTIDEGPHNALHLEECIRICQILQAEGAVDFFNAIYGSMESVPALAKYAMPGMGTPLAPWVEPVGIFRREVGLPVFHAARIADLSSARYAVREGKLDMAGMTRAQIADPYIVAKLASGREAEIRPCVGATHCQSPQRPSCLHNPVTGRELTLKHVIPKANQPGRKVVVVGGGPAGLEAARVSAERGHVVSLYEAAAEFGGQILVGASSWRRDLKGIVEWRVAELQRLGASLHNNAFMDENDIAALEPDVVIMATGGLPAVDVQEGEALCTTTWDVLTGQVALSGDVLVFDGTGRHPAPLAAERAVEMGARVAYISVDAFIAEELTYSERTRWKQLFLKYGIQPVTETRLIAVERQDNRLLVKLFSDLTQEVTTRIVDHVVVEQGSIPMSEVYDALRGRSANDGVTDLEALVKAEPQPSGPAAGFALHRIGDAVSSRNIHSAMLDALRICSAL